One window from the genome of Desulfuromonas acetoxidans DSM 684 encodes:
- a CDS encoding potassium channel family protein, which produces MPQKKKFCVIGLGNFGFHVASSLYAQGHEVMAIDSDKEKVQTVKDLCSYAILGDAASKDFLDGQGMSEMDAVIIATGERSHLSTLITLYLKELNVPRILVKAINEDHGRILEKVGASEVIYPEKHMAQRIAHSLSSPNLLEFIPLAEDYSLSETAPPREFIGKTLVDLNLRQRFHVTVIAIKDVISDQFIVAPQPMHTIKDSDVLVLIGKTEDVKKALNS; this is translated from the coding sequence ATGCCGCAAAAGAAAAAGTTCTGTGTCATCGGTTTGGGTAATTTTGGTTTTCACGTCGCTTCCAGCCTCTATGCACAAGGCCACGAAGTAATGGCCATCGACTCGGATAAAGAAAAGGTTCAGACCGTGAAAGACCTGTGTTCTTACGCCATTCTCGGTGACGCCGCCAGCAAGGATTTTCTTGATGGACAGGGGATGAGCGAGATGGACGCGGTGATTATTGCTACGGGTGAGCGCTCCCACCTGTCAACACTGATCACCTTGTATCTCAAAGAACTCAATGTGCCACGTATCCTGGTCAAGGCGATCAATGAGGACCATGGCCGCATTCTGGAAAAAGTCGGTGCCAGCGAGGTAATCTATCCGGAGAAACATATGGCGCAACGCATCGCTCACAGTTTATCAAGTCCCAATCTACTTGAGTTTATTCCTCTGGCAGAGGATTATTCCCTGTCGGAAACAGCTCCGCCACGTGAGTTTATCGGCAAGACACTGGTTGATCTCAACCTGCGCCAACGTTTTCATGTGACGGTGATTGCCATCAAGGATGTGATTTCCGATCAGTTTATTGTCGCTCCTCAGCCAATGCACACCATCAAGGATAGTGATGTACTGGTATTGATTGGTAAGACGGAGGATGTGAAGAAGGCTCTGAATTCATAG
- a CDS encoding DUF1294 domain-containing protein, with the protein MRKRGTITSWNKDKGYGFILPNSGSKQIFVHIKDFSNRHRQPEVEQLVNYSESVDRQGRPCAINATRVGDGTEKIGSKKAAKLPITIAILFLGVVAASVFVGDLPIYIFIAYIALSIITYFTYAFDKSAAQKGAWRTQESTLHLFSMAGGWPGALIAQQILRHKNQKESFRFVFWVTSALNLFVLIWLFSANGSKFLKSLLQNISLG; encoded by the coding sequence ATGCGCAAAAGAGGAACGATTACATCATGGAATAAAGACAAGGGATACGGCTTTATTTTACCGAACTCAGGTTCAAAACAAATATTTGTCCATATTAAAGACTTCAGCAATCGGCATCGCCAACCTGAAGTTGAGCAATTAGTTAATTATAGTGAGTCCGTAGACAGACAAGGCCGTCCTTGTGCCATAAATGCAACTCGCGTAGGAGATGGAACAGAAAAGATCGGAAGTAAAAAAGCTGCAAAATTACCTATAACGATAGCGATATTATTTTTAGGAGTTGTCGCCGCATCAGTTTTTGTGGGGGATTTGCCAATATATATTTTCATTGCCTACATTGCATTGAGCATAATTACTTATTTTACCTATGCTTTTGACAAATCTGCTGCGCAAAAAGGTGCATGGAGAACGCAAGAAAGTACACTGCATCTGTTTTCTATGGCTGGAGGTTGGCCTGGTGCATTGATAGCTCAACAGATATTACGTCATAAAAACCAAAAAGAATCTTTTCGATTCGTTTTTTGGGTGACCTCTGCGCTGAATCTTTTTGTTTTAATCTGGCTGTTCAGCGCCAATGGTTCAAAATTTCTGAAGTCTCTATTGCAAAATATTTCGTTGGGCTAA
- a CDS encoding B12-binding domain-containing radical SAM protein has protein sequence MKILLIQPTGHEPLMDQIYLFEPLALEYLAAGLLLDNHDVRIIDARIEPDIKAIANDWNPDIVGLTAFTSHVNIARSLALQSHQLWPDCFVVIGGHHATVQPEDFNDDCFDAVVIGEGVFTLREIVTAIEHGGALIDIPGIALPCDEGMIYSETRPYTDLNALPFPARELTKHYRAHYFSEWFKPLASVRTSLGCTARCNFCALWSITAGKYLRRDPDQVVEELKGIDEPNVFFCDDESMCDSKRMATLATKIHQAGIRKNYFLYARVDTIVRQPELFRQWAAIGLKQVFVGMEACSDERLQRMNKGVTVAEQEQAVAILKKIGVIMYASFMVDPDYSHQDFDALIRYIRRLKLTYATFTVMTPLPGTQLYRDRKAELISHQPEMFDMLHSLFATHLPDKEFYHQMARLYEKAVPLYRVLPALAKFGVHGLVLRIKLFQRFLKRLRRAHLDY, from the coding sequence ATGAAAATCTTACTGATCCAACCGACCGGCCACGAACCACTCATGGACCAGATTTATCTGTTTGAGCCTTTGGCATTGGAATATCTGGCCGCAGGACTGCTGCTCGACAATCATGACGTGCGCATTATCGATGCACGTATCGAACCTGATATTAAAGCAATAGCCAATGATTGGAACCCGGATATCGTGGGTTTGACGGCATTTACCAGTCACGTGAACATCGCCCGTTCTCTGGCCCTGCAGTCGCATCAGCTATGGCCGGATTGTTTCGTGGTTATCGGTGGCCACCACGCCACAGTGCAACCAGAGGACTTTAACGACGATTGTTTTGATGCGGTGGTGATTGGCGAAGGTGTTTTTACCCTGCGCGAAATTGTCACAGCAATCGAGCACGGCGGAGCTCTGATTGATATTCCCGGAATTGCCCTGCCATGTGACGAAGGGATGATCTATTCGGAAACGCGACCCTATACAGACCTTAATGCCCTCCCTTTTCCGGCACGAGAGCTGACAAAGCATTATCGTGCTCACTATTTCAGTGAATGGTTCAAGCCTCTGGCATCTGTGCGCACCTCTCTCGGCTGTACGGCACGCTGCAATTTCTGTGCGTTGTGGTCGATTACCGCTGGTAAATACCTGCGGCGTGACCCGGATCAGGTGGTTGAAGAACTAAAAGGGATCGACGAACCCAACGTGTTCTTTTGCGATGACGAGTCGATGTGTGACAGCAAACGAATGGCCACACTGGCGACAAAAATCCATCAGGCGGGCATCCGCAAAAACTATTTTCTCTATGCGCGGGTAGACACCATTGTGCGTCAACCTGAGCTGTTTCGCCAGTGGGCAGCTATTGGTCTCAAACAGGTCTTTGTCGGTATGGAGGCTTGTTCCGATGAACGGTTGCAGCGGATGAACAAAGGTGTGACGGTGGCCGAGCAGGAACAGGCTGTGGCGATCCTCAAAAAAATTGGTGTAATAATGTACGCATCATTTATGGTTGATCCGGACTATTCGCATCAGGACTTTGACGCTTTGATCCGTTATATCCGCCGTCTGAAACTGACTTATGCAACGTTCACCGTGATGACACCGTTACCGGGCACGCAACTCTACCGCGACCGAAAGGCTGAATTAATTTCTCATCAACCGGAAATGTTCGACATGTTGCACAGTCTTTTCGCCACCCACTTACCGGACAAAGAATTCTATCATCAGATGGCTCGACTCTATGAAAAGGCTGTGCCCCTGTATCGGGTGTTACCGGCGTTGGCGAAATTCGGAGTCCACGGACTGGTGCTGCGGATAAAACTGTTTCAGCGTTTTCTCAAGCGACTGCGTCGAGCACATCTTGATTACTGA
- a CDS encoding cold-shock protein, whose translation MAEGTVKWFNDTKGFGFIEQDNGPDVFVHFSAIQSEGFKSLAEGDRVSFDVTEGQKGPQSANVCKI comes from the coding sequence ATGGCAGAAGGTACAGTAAAATGGTTTAACGACACTAAGGGTTTTGGATTCATCGAGCAGGACAACGGTCCTGACGTATTCGTGCATTTCTCTGCGATCCAAAGCGAAGGTTTCAAATCCCTGGCTGAAGGCGACCGCGTCTCTTTTGACGTAACTGAAGGTCAAAAAGGTCCCCAATCAGCAAACGTGTGCAAAATCTAA
- a CDS encoding MFS transporter — protein sequence MIKRFGNAPFNHANIRLFIAFRVFYNARFYYPVFTILFLDFGLTLEQFTLLNVVWAMTIVLLEVPSGALADLFGRRRLLIATSLLMIAELSLISFAPSTQPEWIFYLFLANRLLSGASEAMGSGADEALAYDTLVAAGQKDLWPKVLDVQLKVQQIGFIVAMTLGALVYDPELLNRIAGWIGFNGELTLRNTMRYPLLLTLGSALVTLVLTLKMTEPPNADQPEQQGFFATAFATTRLIIDSAKWIWHTPFALGIILFTMLFDHIIRMLLTLNSQYYRMIDIPEALFGVIGSSMSVMAYFIPPLAVYAASRFRPVANLSWMSVLMMIGCATFALFIPWYGVLPMALVFVVFMFNMFFGSHYLNQVTPSHMRATVLSFRGLSFNLAYAGISLAYTGAYAWFKQRAPSTLNEAQLERHTFMVTSEQFVWYFVMLLIVLSGVVFIAQRTARHRNNESQSS from the coding sequence ATGATCAAACGTTTTGGAAACGCACCGTTTAACCACGCCAACATCCGGTTGTTTATCGCCTTCCGGGTGTTTTACAACGCGCGGTTTTACTACCCCGTTTTCACCATTCTATTTCTCGACTTTGGCCTGACTCTGGAGCAGTTCACCCTGCTCAACGTGGTGTGGGCCATGACCATCGTACTGCTGGAAGTACCGTCTGGCGCGTTGGCTGACCTGTTCGGTCGTCGCCGCCTGCTCATCGCCACGTCACTGCTGATGATTGCTGAATTGTCGCTGATCAGTTTTGCGCCCAGCACCCAGCCGGAGTGGATCTTTTACCTGTTTCTGGCCAACCGACTGCTTAGCGGTGCGTCGGAAGCCATGGGCAGCGGCGCGGATGAAGCCCTGGCCTACGATACGCTGGTGGCTGCCGGGCAAAAGGACTTGTGGCCCAAAGTGCTCGACGTGCAGCTCAAGGTGCAGCAGATCGGCTTTATCGTTGCCATGACGCTCGGTGCATTGGTCTACGACCCGGAGCTGCTTAACCGCATTGCCGGATGGATCGGCTTCAACGGCGAGCTGACGTTACGCAACACCATGCGCTATCCATTACTGCTGACCCTTGGTTCAGCCCTGGTCACGCTGGTGCTGACCCTGAAAATGACCGAACCACCTAATGCCGACCAACCCGAACAGCAGGGCTTTTTCGCCACAGCCTTTGCGACGACCCGGTTGATCATCGACAGCGCCAAGTGGATCTGGCACACGCCGTTTGCCCTCGGCATCATTCTGTTTACCATGCTGTTTGATCACATCATCCGCATGCTGCTGACTCTCAACAGCCAGTATTACCGCATGATCGACATTCCCGAGGCGCTGTTCGGCGTGATCGGCTCGTCCATGTCGGTGATGGCTTATTTCATCCCGCCACTGGCGGTATATGCCGCCAGTCGCTTCCGCCCGGTGGCGAATCTGAGCTGGATGAGCGTGTTGATGATGATCGGTTGCGCCACTTTTGCCCTGTTTATCCCTTGGTACGGGGTGTTGCCCATGGCGCTGGTATTTGTGGTGTTTATGTTCAACATGTTTTTCGGCAGCCATTATCTCAATCAGGTCACGCCGTCCCACATGCGCGCTACTGTGCTGAGTTTTCGTGGCCTGAGTTTTAATCTGGCCTATGCCGGAATCAGCCTCGCTTACACCGGAGCCTATGCCTGGTTCAAACAACGCGCACCATCAACATTGAATGAAGCGCAACTGGAACGCCACACGTTCATGGTCACTTCGGAGCAATTTGTCTGGTATTTTGTTATGCTGTTGATTGTATTAAGTGGTGTCGTGTTCATTGCGCAACGCACAGCTCGCCACAGAAACAACGAATCGCAAAGCTCATAA
- a CDS encoding TrkH family potassium uptake protein, whose protein sequence is MSYNSLKSLTPAQALVLYYGVAILAGALLLCTPLAAVGPHLSFLDALFTATSAQCVTGLSVVDTGTRLSGFGQGVVLALIQVGGLGITTFSVYLFIYLRVGVSIRGRWIINETLLPTPVSSWRDLIRSIFLTTLIIETLGALLLSFVFVPDLGLKQGIYSAVFHSISAFCNAGFSLFPDSLIGYRNNPLVNVTIMALIILGGIGFLVIRELADACKPRQNPLQPRRFSLHTKLVILTTVFLIIYGAVTIGWLERHDALAHMSTGEAAWTALFQSVSARTAGFNTIDLDLLRVPTLFLMIFLMFIGASPGSAGGGVKTTCLALLFILFYNRLKGNPNTNAFGRTIPEDVISRALSLFLLAMIVIGLALFGLLIAQSPDWAHENPREFLGFMFETVSAFGTVGLSMGSTGQLNIASKCIVIALMFIGRVGLLTMAFAIARRTRSTAPRYAEENIMIG, encoded by the coding sequence ATGTCATACAACTCACTGAAATCACTCACACCAGCCCAGGCCCTAGTCCTTTATTATGGAGTCGCCATTCTCGCCGGAGCACTGCTGCTCTGTACCCCGTTGGCAGCGGTCGGGCCTCACCTTTCGTTCCTGGATGCGCTGTTTACAGCAACTTCGGCCCAATGTGTTACCGGTCTGAGTGTCGTCGATACCGGCACCCGGTTATCGGGGTTTGGCCAGGGGGTCGTGCTGGCCCTAATTCAGGTGGGTGGTCTGGGTATTACCACCTTTTCCGTGTATCTCTTCATTTATCTACGCGTCGGCGTCAGTATCCGCGGTCGCTGGATCATCAATGAAACTCTGTTGCCAACACCGGTCAGCTCATGGCGCGATCTGATTCGCAGTATCTTCTTGACCACGTTGATCATCGAGACCTTGGGGGCACTGTTGCTGTCCTTTGTGTTTGTGCCGGATCTCGGTTTGAAACAGGGGATCTACTCTGCCGTTTTTCACTCAATTTCAGCGTTCTGCAATGCTGGTTTTTCGCTGTTTCCCGACAGTCTGATCGGTTACCGCAACAATCCTTTGGTCAATGTAACGATCATGGCATTGATCATTCTTGGCGGTATCGGTTTTCTCGTCATCCGCGAGTTAGCCGACGCCTGCAAACCACGGCAAAACCCGTTGCAACCACGCCGTTTTTCGCTGCACACCAAGCTGGTCATCTTAACCACAGTGTTTCTGATCATCTATGGTGCCGTCACCATCGGCTGGTTGGAGCGCCATGACGCCCTGGCACACATGTCCACTGGTGAAGCGGCCTGGACGGCGTTATTTCAATCGGTGTCGGCGCGGACCGCCGGCTTCAACACCATTGATCTGGATCTGCTTCGTGTGCCGACATTGTTCCTGATGATCTTCCTGATGTTCATCGGTGCGTCACCGGGTTCAGCAGGCGGCGGTGTTAAAACCACCTGTCTGGCGTTGCTGTTTATTCTGTTTTACAACCGTTTAAAGGGCAACCCCAACACCAATGCATTTGGCCGCACCATACCGGAAGACGTTATTTCCAGGGCGCTATCACTGTTTCTGCTGGCCATGATTGTTATCGGCTTGGCGCTGTTCGGCTTGCTGATTGCCCAAAGCCCGGATTGGGCGCATGAAAATCCACGCGAATTTCTTGGCTTTATGTTTGAAACCGTCTCGGCCTTCGGTACGGTTGGTCTATCCATGGGCTCCACGGGCCAACTTAACATCGCCAGCAAATGCATTGTCATTGCCCTGATGTTTATCGGCCGGGTTGGTCTGTTGACCATGGCGTTTGCCATTGCCAGACGCACCCGGTCGACAGCACCACGTTATGCCGAAGAAAATATCATGATCGGCTAA
- a CDS encoding TetR/AcrR family transcriptional regulator, with the protein MNTKQRIIETAVTLFNDQGTKAVTTNHIAAAMGISPGNLYYHFRNKEEIIRAIFEQMDVVGMEQYQKIIAKVPAGSLQAMEETFAMIQRFNWQYRFFKRELTALLLNDSQLKERYITTHRTLRAIVRHSIESSVAQGILQPMSDEELDLFVEEVWLVTLFWLNYLEVGGEQVTEAALTRGNSVVRQAVRCRLTEKGLALLENYLSSLPQDDSTTP; encoded by the coding sequence ATGAACACCAAACAGCGCATTATCGAAACCGCCGTGACTCTGTTCAACGATCAGGGAACCAAAGCGGTCACCACCAACCATATCGCTGCGGCCATGGGCATCAGTCCCGGAAATCTCTATTACCATTTTCGCAACAAAGAAGAGATCATCCGGGCGATTTTCGAGCAAATGGACGTCGTGGGGATGGAACAATACCAGAAGATCATTGCCAAGGTTCCAGCTGGGTCGCTACAGGCGATGGAAGAAACCTTTGCAATGATCCAACGCTTCAACTGGCAATACCGTTTTTTCAAGCGGGAACTGACCGCCCTGCTGCTCAATGATTCGCAACTGAAAGAACGATACATCACGACACACCGTACGTTGCGCGCCATAGTACGCCATTCCATTGAAAGTAGTGTCGCCCAAGGGATTCTCCAACCGATGTCAGATGAGGAACTCGACCTGTTTGTCGAAGAGGTGTGGTTAGTCACGTTGTTCTGGCTCAATTATCTGGAAGTTGGCGGGGAGCAAGTTACCGAGGCTGCTCTGACGCGGGGCAACAGTGTCGTTCGCCAGGCAGTTCGCTGTCGTTTGACGGAAAAAGGGCTAGCCTTGCTGGAAAACTATCTGTCGTCATTACCGCAGGATGATTCAACCACCCCATAA
- a CDS encoding NupC/NupG family nucleoside CNT transporter: protein MPLQPLLGLGVFILIAWLISEQRRRFPVRLVIIGLVLQLILAALLFHVPWFQSLFLVLNKVVLALENATAAGTSMVFGYLGGGALPFQEPFPGSAYILAFRGLPLVLLISALSSLLFYWRLLPRIVQGCSWLLQKSLSIGGAEGLGVAANIFVGMVESPLIIRPYIQQMTRSELFTLMSCGMATIAGTVMVLYASILSSVLPDIMGHILTASLISAPASVVIAKIMVPEKDDTTHATMVPDTNVRSSMDAITQGTVQGVQLLINIVAMIIVMVALIALINSLLGVFFEGVTLQSVLGTLLAPVVWLLGVPWQEAPAAGALFGTKTVINEFVAYLNMTQLPEGTLSQRSLYIMTYALCGFANPGSLGIMIGGMGAMAPERRHEIVGLGVKSLLAGTLATSMTAAIAALMLPTL from the coding sequence ATGCCCCTCCAACCTCTTCTCGGCCTCGGCGTATTCATCCTCATCGCCTGGCTGATCAGCGAACAGCGCCGCCGTTTTCCAGTACGACTGGTCATCATCGGCCTGGTGCTGCAACTCATCCTCGCTGCCCTGCTCTTTCATGTGCCCTGGTTCCAAAGCCTGTTTCTGGTACTGAACAAAGTGGTGCTGGCGTTAGAAAACGCCACGGCTGCCGGAACCAGTATGGTGTTCGGCTATCTGGGCGGTGGTGCTTTGCCGTTTCAGGAGCCTTTTCCCGGTAGTGCGTATATCCTCGCCTTTCGCGGTTTGCCACTGGTACTGTTGATCAGTGCGTTATCCTCGTTGCTGTTTTACTGGCGGCTGTTGCCACGCATCGTGCAGGGCTGTTCGTGGCTGTTGCAGAAAAGCCTGAGCATTGGCGGGGCTGAAGGTCTGGGCGTGGCGGCGAATATCTTTGTCGGCATGGTGGAATCACCGTTGATCATCCGTCCGTACATTCAGCAGATGACACGCAGCGAGCTGTTCACTTTGATGAGCTGCGGCATGGCGACCATTGCGGGGACGGTGATGGTGCTCTATGCCAGCATTCTCAGTTCGGTGTTGCCGGACATCATGGGCCACATCCTCACCGCGTCGCTGATCAGCGCCCCGGCGTCGGTAGTGATTGCTAAGATCATGGTGCCGGAAAAGGACGACACCACCCATGCGACCATGGTGCCGGACACCAATGTGCGCAGCAGTATGGATGCCATCACTCAGGGCACGGTGCAGGGTGTGCAGTTGCTGATCAATATTGTGGCGATGATTATTGTCATGGTGGCGTTGATTGCCTTGATCAACAGCCTGCTTGGCGTATTCTTTGAGGGAGTGACCTTGCAGAGTGTGCTTGGTACGCTGCTGGCTCCGGTGGTCTGGCTGTTGGGCGTGCCGTGGCAGGAAGCTCCGGCGGCAGGTGCGCTGTTTGGCACCAAGACGGTGATCAACGAGTTTGTCGCCTATCTGAATATGACCCAATTGCCGGAGGGCACCTTGAGCCAGCGCAGCCTGTACATCATGACCTATGCCCTGTGCGGCTTTGCCAACCCCGGCAGCCTCGGCATTATGATCGGTGGCATGGGAGCCATGGCCCCGGAGCGCCGTCATGAGATCGTCGGTCTCGGGGTAAAATCGCTGCTGGCCGGAACGCTGGCCACCAGCATGACCGCCGCCATTGCGGCCCTGATGTTGCCGACTCTATGA